The following are encoded together in the Monodelphis domestica isolate mMonDom1 chromosome 5, mMonDom1.pri, whole genome shotgun sequence genome:
- the STEAP4 gene encoding metalloreductase STEAP4 isoform X1: MALSGEGATYFNAFMEENSSNEKSLAMNMNFPPNQDTVCVFGTGDFGRSIGNKMFQCGYSVVFGSRNPEMSGLLPKGINVLSYAEAARKSDVIIIAIHREHYDFLTELAEELQGKILVDVSNNLKINQYPESNAEYLAQMVPRAKIVKAFNTVSAWALQSGTLDASRQVFVCGNDKESKQRVMDIGCTLGLTPVDQGTLMVAREIENYPLQLFPMWKFPLYLSAALCIFYFVYCVIREIIYPYINEKKDFSFLLAISIPNRIFPGMALNLLALVYLPGIIAAILQLYRGTKYSRFPKWLDHWMLCRKQLGLVALAFAFLHVLYTLVIPIRQYVRWKLNKRVIDQIKANKTEPFNTTSGWISDSYLALGILGFFLFVLLGITSLPSVSNMVNWREFRFVQSKLGYLTLVLCTAHTLVYGGNRFLSPSILRWYLPSVYILSLIIPCTVLVLKFILIMPCFDRPLTRIRQGWERNSKVSSKAQLENGKSEV, from the exons TTATGGAGGAAAACTCTTCCAATGAGAAATCTCTTGCCATGAACATGAACTTTCCACCCAACCAAGATACAGTGTGTGTGTTTGGAACGGGAGACTTTGGAAGGTCAATTGGCAATAAGATGTTCCAATGTGGCTACTCTGTGGTCTTTGGCAGTCGAAACCCTGAGATGTCTGGTCTGCTCCCCAAAGGAATAAACGTCTTGAGCTATGCAGAAGCTGCCCGGAAGTCCGACGTGATCATCATAGCAATCCACAGAGAACATTATGATTTTCTTACAGAATTAGCTGAGGAACTACAAGGAAAAATATTGGTGGACGTCAGCAACAACCTTAAAATTAATCAGTATCCTGAATCCAATGCAGAATATCTCGCTCAAATGGTGCCAAGAGCCAAAATTGTGAAAGCATTTAACACAGTCTCAGCCTGGGCTCTCCAGTCAGGCACCCTGGATGCAAGCAGGCAG GTATTTGTCTGTGGAAATGACAAAGAATCTAAGCAGAGGGTGATGGATATTGGCTGTACGCTTGGGCTTACTCCGGTGGATCAAGGAACTCTCATGGTAGCCAGAGAGATTGAAAACTACCCCCTGCAGCTCTTTCCAATGTGGAAATTTCCTCTATACCTCTCTGCTGCCTtatgtattttctattttgtttactGTGTGATAAGAGAGATCATCTACCCCTacattaatgaaaagaaagacttttcatttctcttggccATTTCTATTCCAAATCGTATCTTCCCAGGGATGGCTCTCAATCTTCTTGCCCTGGTTTACCTCCCTGGGATCATTGCTGCCATTTTGCAATTGTACCGAGGTACCAAATATAGCCGCTTTCCAAAATGGCTTGACCACTGGATGCtttgcagaaaacaacttggacTTGTGGCATTGGCCTTTGCCTTCCTCCATGTCCTGTACACGCTGGTGATACCCATCCGCCAATACGTGAGATGGAAGTTGAACAAGAGAGTCATTGACCAG ataaaAGCCAATAAAACTGAACCTTTTAACACAACCTCTGGCTGGATCAGTGACTCTTACCTAGCCCTTGgcattttgggatttttcttatttgtccttTTGGGAATCACTTCCTTGCCATCGGTCAGCAACATGGTCAACTGGAGGGAGTTTCGATTTGTCCAG tCCAAACTTGGATACTTGACATTGGTCCTGTGTACAGCACATACCCTCGTTTATGGTGGAAACAGATTTCTCAGCCCTTCAATTCTCAGGTGGTACCTCCCTTCAGTCTATATACTAAGTCTCATCATTCCTTGTACGGTGCTGGTCTTGAAGTTCATCCTGATAATGCCGTGCTTCGATCGGCCACTTACACGGATACGACAAGGCTGGGAAAGAAACTCCAAAGTCTCCTCAAAGGCCCAGTTAGAAAATGGCAAATCTGAGGTGTGA
- the STEAP4 gene encoding metalloreductase STEAP4 isoform X2, whose protein sequence is MEENSSNEKSLAMNMNFPPNQDTVCVFGTGDFGRSIGNKMFQCGYSVVFGSRNPEMSGLLPKGINVLSYAEAARKSDVIIIAIHREHYDFLTELAEELQGKILVDVSNNLKINQYPESNAEYLAQMVPRAKIVKAFNTVSAWALQSGTLDASRQVFVCGNDKESKQRVMDIGCTLGLTPVDQGTLMVAREIENYPLQLFPMWKFPLYLSAALCIFYFVYCVIREIIYPYINEKKDFSFLLAISIPNRIFPGMALNLLALVYLPGIIAAILQLYRGTKYSRFPKWLDHWMLCRKQLGLVALAFAFLHVLYTLVIPIRQYVRWKLNKRVIDQIKANKTEPFNTTSGWISDSYLALGILGFFLFVLLGITSLPSVSNMVNWREFRFVQSKLGYLTLVLCTAHTLVYGGNRFLSPSILRWYLPSVYILSLIIPCTVLVLKFILIMPCFDRPLTRIRQGWERNSKVSSKAQLENGKSEV, encoded by the exons ATGGAGGAAAACTCTTCCAATGAGAAATCTCTTGCCATGAACATGAACTTTCCACCCAACCAAGATACAGTGTGTGTGTTTGGAACGGGAGACTTTGGAAGGTCAATTGGCAATAAGATGTTCCAATGTGGCTACTCTGTGGTCTTTGGCAGTCGAAACCCTGAGATGTCTGGTCTGCTCCCCAAAGGAATAAACGTCTTGAGCTATGCAGAAGCTGCCCGGAAGTCCGACGTGATCATCATAGCAATCCACAGAGAACATTATGATTTTCTTACAGAATTAGCTGAGGAACTACAAGGAAAAATATTGGTGGACGTCAGCAACAACCTTAAAATTAATCAGTATCCTGAATCCAATGCAGAATATCTCGCTCAAATGGTGCCAAGAGCCAAAATTGTGAAAGCATTTAACACAGTCTCAGCCTGGGCTCTCCAGTCAGGCACCCTGGATGCAAGCAGGCAG GTATTTGTCTGTGGAAATGACAAAGAATCTAAGCAGAGGGTGATGGATATTGGCTGTACGCTTGGGCTTACTCCGGTGGATCAAGGAACTCTCATGGTAGCCAGAGAGATTGAAAACTACCCCCTGCAGCTCTTTCCAATGTGGAAATTTCCTCTATACCTCTCTGCTGCCTtatgtattttctattttgtttactGTGTGATAAGAGAGATCATCTACCCCTacattaatgaaaagaaagacttttcatttctcttggccATTTCTATTCCAAATCGTATCTTCCCAGGGATGGCTCTCAATCTTCTTGCCCTGGTTTACCTCCCTGGGATCATTGCTGCCATTTTGCAATTGTACCGAGGTACCAAATATAGCCGCTTTCCAAAATGGCTTGACCACTGGATGCtttgcagaaaacaacttggacTTGTGGCATTGGCCTTTGCCTTCCTCCATGTCCTGTACACGCTGGTGATACCCATCCGCCAATACGTGAGATGGAAGTTGAACAAGAGAGTCATTGACCAG ataaaAGCCAATAAAACTGAACCTTTTAACACAACCTCTGGCTGGATCAGTGACTCTTACCTAGCCCTTGgcattttgggatttttcttatttgtccttTTGGGAATCACTTCCTTGCCATCGGTCAGCAACATGGTCAACTGGAGGGAGTTTCGATTTGTCCAG tCCAAACTTGGATACTTGACATTGGTCCTGTGTACAGCACATACCCTCGTTTATGGTGGAAACAGATTTCTCAGCCCTTCAATTCTCAGGTGGTACCTCCCTTCAGTCTATATACTAAGTCTCATCATTCCTTGTACGGTGCTGGTCTTGAAGTTCATCCTGATAATGCCGTGCTTCGATCGGCCACTTACACGGATACGACAAGGCTGGGAAAGAAACTCCAAAGTCTCCTCAAAGGCCCAGTTAGAAAATGGCAAATCTGAGGTGTGA